The Chloroflexota bacterium genome contains the following window.
AATTTCCTTCGCCCTAGTAGCGCCGATGCCGTAGATGGCTCGCAACGCTATCTCAATTCGCTTGTGGTCCGGTATGTTGACGCCTGATACCAGTGCCATTGGTCCCTCCTGTTTCAGGCTCTAGCCCTGACGCTGCTTGTGCCGCTTGTTGATGCAAATAATCCGTACGACACCCTTGCGCTTGATGATCTTGCACTGCTCACACCGCTTTTTTATGGATGGTTGGACCTGCATATTGACTCCTTGCGCCCGCTCCAGCTACCGGAATCGGTAGGTTACACGACCTCGGCTCAGGTCGTACGGTGAGAGCTCCACCAGCACACGGTCTCCCGGCAGGATACGGATGTAGTGCATCCGTATCCTGCCGGAGGCATGGGCAAGCACTTCGTGTTCGTTTGCCAACTTCACGCGGAACACCGCGTTGGGGAGCGCCTCCTCAACCGTACCTTCAACTTCAATAGACTCTTTCTTCGGCATGCAACCCCTTGCCGGTGGTACCGGCGCACCTAATCCCGAAGCCGGGTCATTACCTCGGCTCCGTCCTCACCCACGGCCATGGTGTGCTCAAAGTGCGCCGAGAGGCGCCCATCGGCGGTCACCACCGTCCAGCCGTCCTCCAGTGTCCGGGTCC
Protein-coding sequences here:
- the infA gene encoding translation initiation factor IF-1, with the protein product MPKKESIEVEGTVEEALPNAVFRVKLANEHEVLAHASGRIRMHYIRILPGDRVLVELSPYDLSRGRVTYRFR
- the rpmJ gene encoding 50S ribosomal protein L36, which encodes MQVQPSIKKRCEQCKIIKRKGVVRIICINKRHKQRQG